The Natronoarchaeum philippinense genome includes the window CACCGGGGAGCGGCGAGGACCACCGCGCCGCTGCTCGCAGGCTGTTCGTCGAGCATCCGCTGTTGACGCCCGAATCGGCCGATGACCTGATCGAGCGGCCGATCAGCGTCGACTCGCTCCGCAAGCAGCTGCCGAGTCACTCGCAGGTGATCCTGTTCTCGCCGCTGTGCGACGACGGCGCCGTCGAGCAGGCGACGCTGCTGGAAGCCGCCGGCCACCGCGTCACCGCGGTCAGCCCCGATCCGACGGCGACGGCCACGGCCGGCCAGTCCGTCGCGCACGTCGAGCGTGAGCTCCGGCTCTCGGAGCTTCGTCGCACCGGTGCCCGCGTCGTAGACTGGCGTTGGGAGGAGCCGCTGGCAGCCGCTATCTCGCGGGCCGGCGAGAGGTGGTCGGCGTGACCGACGGCGTCGAGCGGGGGCCGACCCGGACGAGCACGCGCGTCGCACTCGCGGCCGGCGTCGGGTGCGTACTTGCGCTCGCCACCGGGTCGCTCGCGTCGCTCGTACTGGGTGTGCCGGCACTCGGTACGCTCGCGGTCGGCATGCGACGAGTGGACCGGCGGGGCATCGACGCCGGGGCGTTCGGGCTGTTCGCCGCGGCGCTGCTGGCGGCGGTCACGGGCGCGCCGACCGCGTCGACGCTGATCGGCGCCGGACTGGCCATCCTCGCGTGGGACGCCGGCGGCAACGCCCTCGAACTCGGCCGGCAGGTCGGTCGGGACGCCGCGACCCGCGAGGCTGAGATCGCACATCTTTCGGGGACCGTCGGCGTCGCCGCCGGTGCTGGCGGGCTCGGCTACGGCTTCTACACCGCTGGTAGCGGCGGCCGGCCGGTCGCCGCGCTGGTGCTGTTGAGCTTCGCCGCGGTGTTGCTGGCCTCGGCGCTGCGGCTCCGACCACTCGCTCGCGGCGACAACTGAGGCTGACGCGCATACCCAGTATGACGCCCCCGCCCCCGTTGTTTATAAACTGTCGAGACGAACATTCCCGTAGCGGGGCACCGTCACCGCCTCGATCGGACGGATACCGATAGCCTTTATAACCCAAAGTATACTGGTAAATAGGGTTTGGGGATACGCTTATACGTCTTCACTCCCGTACATAGTATACGTCCGGTGGCCGCCCACCGGTCCCCGCACCCGAGCCCGTTCGCGTCGTATCGTGTCGTCGTTCGCCGCCGAAGCCGTCGTCTCGCGTAGAGGTTTGGGGAACGACACCACATGACAAGAACTGTCGACGCTTCCCGTCGCGCCGCCGCGCGTTCGCCGCCGATACAGCGCCCCGAGCGGCCGCGCTGGTCGCACCTCGACACCCGTGCGGCGAGTCTAGTGGCGATCGTCGGTGGTACACGGCCGCCAGTGATACAATGTCAGGAGACACAGAAACCCTCGACGAACTGAGCCAAGAGTACAGGCAGTCGATGCCCGAGGACCTCCGGGAGACCAAGTCCTTCGAGTGGTATCTCGACGCGGTCTACGACGACCCGAAGATAGCCCGCAACGCCCACCAGCGCGTGGCGGACATGTTCGACTACTACGGCACCGAGTACGACGAAGAGACCGGTGTCGTCGAGTACCTACTGGCCTCGGAGGACCCGCTCGGAGACGGCGAAAACCGGTTTTTCGGCCGGGTAGTCCACGAGTCGATCCACGAGTTCGTCAACAAGGTCAAAAGCGGCGCCCGACGGCTCGGTCCGGAGCGCCGCATCAAGCTCCTGCTCGGCCCAGTCGGTTCGGGTAAGTCTCACTTCGACAAACAGGTCCGACGCTACTTCGAGGACTACACGCTACGCGATGCGGGGCGGATGTACACGTTCCGGTGGACGAACCTCTGTGACGTGATCGACGATCAGGACCCTGCCGACGACACGGTCCGGTCGCCGATGAATCAGGACCCGCTCGTGTTGCTCCCCCAAGAGCAGCGCGACTCGGTGATCGACGGGATCAACGAACGGCTCGACGCGCCCTATACGATCCGCAACGAGCAGGCCCTCGATCCCGAGAGCGAGTTCTACATGGACCGGCTGCTCGCCCACTACGAGGACGACCTCAAGGCGGTGCTGGCCAACCACGTCGAGATCGTCCGCCTGACCGCCGACGAGAACAAACGGCAGGCCCTAGAGACGTTCGAGCCCAAAGACAAGAAGAATCAGGACGAGACCGAGCTCACCGGCGACGTGAACTACAGCAAGATCGCCGTCTACGGCGAGTCCGACCCGCGTGCGTTCGACTACTCGGGGGCGTTCTGCAACGCCAACCGCGGCGTGTTCTCCGGCGAGGAGCTACTCAAACTCCAGCGGGAGTTCCTCTACGACTTCCTGCACGCCACCCAAGAGCAGACGATCAAGCCCAAATCCAACCCGCGGATCGACATCGACCAAGTGATCGTCGGGCGGACGAACATGCCCGAGTACAAGGACAAGAAGGGCGACGAGAAGATGGAGGCGTTCAACGACCGCACCAAGCGGATCGACTTCCCCTACGTCCTTTCCTACGAGCACGAGGCCGACATCTACGACAAGATGCTCACGAACGCCGACGTGCCCGACATCCACGTCGAGCCCCACACCTTGGAGATGGCCGGCCTCTTCGGCGTCCTCACGCGGATCGAGGAACCCGACACCGAACTCGTCGACCTGCTCCAGAAGGCCAAAGCCTACAACGGCGAGGTCGACGAGGGCGACGATGTCGACGTGAAAAAGCTCCGCGACGAAGCCGAAGCCACCGCCGAGATCGGCGAGGGGATGGACGGCGTCTCGCCCCGGTTCATCGGCGACGAGATCGCCGAGGCGATCATGGACTCGAAGCACCGCTCGCGGGGCTTTCTCTCGCCGCTGACGGTGTTCAACTTCTTCGAGGAGAACCTCGAACACCACGGCTCGATCCCCGAGGACAACTTCGATCGGTACTACCGCTACCTCGAAACCGTCCGCGAGGAGTACCGCGAGCGGGCCATCGAGGACGTGCGCCACGCGCTGGCCTACGACGTCGACGAGATCCGGCGCCAAGGCGAGAAGTACATGGACCACGTGATGGCCTACATCGACGACGACACCGTCGAGGACGAGCTCACGGGCCGCGAACAGGAGCCCGACGAGACGTTCCTGCGCTCGGTCGAAGAGAAGCTAGAGATCCCCGAGGACCGCAAAGACGACTTCCGCCAGGAGGTCTCGAATTGGGTCTCCCGGCGCGCACGCGAGGGCGAGGCCTTCGATCCCCAAGACAACGAGCGGCTTCGCCGCGCCCTCGAACGGAAGCTCTGGGAGGACAAGAAGCACAACATCAACTTCTCCGCGCTGGTCAGCGCCAACGAGTTCGACGACGACGAGCGCAACCAGTGGATCGACGCGCTGATCGAACAGGGCTACAGCGAGGACGGCGCGCGGGAGGTGCTAGAGTTCGCCGGCGCCGAAGTCGCCAAGTCCGAGCTGGAGGAATAATGAGCCGAGGCGACGAGTACGTCAGAGCGGCCGACCGAGCGCTCGAAGGCGCCTACGAGGAGCCGATGAGCTTGGAGGCGTACGTCGACACCGTCTTCGAGAGTCCGAACATCGCGTCTCACGCCAGCAAGTACCTGCTGGAGGCGATCGAGGCCGCGGGCACTCGACCGGTCGTCGAGGACGGCGAGGACAAGGAGCGCTATCGCTTCTTCGACGACCCGCACAACGGCGGCGAGCACGCGATCTTGGGCAACACCGAGGTGCTCAACGCCTTCGTCGACGACCTGCGAACGATCGCGGCCGAGCGCGGGAAAGGCGAGAAGATCATCTGGTTCGACGGGCCGACCGCGACCGGCAAATCCGAACTCAAGCGGTGTCTGATCAACGGTCTCCGGGAGTACTCCAAGACCCCGGAGGGACGCCGCTACACGGTCGAGTGGAACGTCGAGGGCGCGGTCGAAACCCGCGGGCTCAGCTACGGCGGCGATGGCGTCCCCGACGAGGACGCGTGGTACGAAAGCCCGGTGCAGGCCCACCCGCTCAGCGTCTTCCCCGAGGACATCCGGGAGGACCTGCTGGCCGAGCTGAACGCCGCGAGCGAGGACCACATCGACCTCCACGTCGACCAGCGCCTCGACCCGTTCTCGCGGGAGGCCTACGAGTATCTCGAAGAGCAGTACCGGCGCAACGGCGCCGAAGAGCTGTTCTCGACGATCACCGACCCGAAACACCTGCGCGTGAAAAACTACGTCGTCGATGTCGGTCAGGGGATCGGCGTGCTCCACTCCGAGGACGAGGGCCACCCCAAGCAGCGGCTCGTCGGCTCGTGGATGCAGGGGATGCTACAGGAACTCGACTCTCGCGGGCGCAAGAACCCGCAGGCGTTCAGTTACGACGGCGTCCTCTCGCAGGGCAACGGGCTTCTGACGATCGTCGAGGACGCCGCCCAGCACGCCGACCTGCTCCAGAAACTGCTGAACGTGCCCGACGAGGGTACCGTCAAGCTCGACAAGGGGATCGGGATGGACGTGGACACGCAACTGCTCATCATCTCGAACCCCGATCTCGACGCCCAACTCAATCAGCACGCCGACCGCAACGGCACCGATCCGCTGAAGGCGCTCAAGCGTCGACTCGACAAGCACGAGTTTACATACCTCACCAACTACTCGCTGGAGGCCGAGCTGATCCGGCGGGAGCTGACCAACGAGACCGAGGTGTGGGAGTCGACCGAGTACGACGAGATCGAGGCGAAGCTCCGCGAGCCGGTGACGGTGACGGTCCGCGACGCCGACGGCGAACTCACCGAGCGCGAACTGGCGCCCCACGCCGTCGAGGCCGCCGCGATGTACGCCGTCGTCACGCGGCTGGACGACGGCGACCTGCCGGCCGGCGTCGATCTGGTCGACAAGGCGGTGCTGTTCGATCGAGGCTACCTGCAGGACGGCGACGAGCGCATCGAGAAAGACGACTTCGAGTTCGTTGGCGCGACCGACGGCGAACACGGCATCCCCGTGACCTACACGCGCGACGAGTTGGCGAGTCTGCTCCAGACCGAGCGCGACCGCCACCACGCCGACCTGCCCGTCGAGGACGTCGTGATGCCCCGCGACGTGCTCAACTCGATGGCCGAGAATCTGAACGACGCGCCGGTGTTCTCGGCCGGCGAGCGCACCGAGTTCGAGAACCGCGTCGTCCCGGTGAAAAATCACGTGTTCAAACAGCAAGAGGAGGACGTGCTCGACGCGATGCTACGTGACAAGCGCGTCGACGCCGACACCGTCGAGGAGTACGTCCGGCACGTCTACGCGTGGGCGACCGACGAGCAGATCACTAACGACCGCGGCGAGCGCGTCGAGCCCGACCCGCTGAAGATGAAGGTGT containing:
- a CDS encoding PrkA family serine protein kinase, which encodes MSRGDEYVRAADRALEGAYEEPMSLEAYVDTVFESPNIASHASKYLLEAIEAAGTRPVVEDGEDKERYRFFDDPHNGGEHAILGNTEVLNAFVDDLRTIAAERGKGEKIIWFDGPTATGKSELKRCLINGLREYSKTPEGRRYTVEWNVEGAVETRGLSYGGDGVPDEDAWYESPVQAHPLSVFPEDIREDLLAELNAASEDHIDLHVDQRLDPFSREAYEYLEEQYRRNGAEELFSTITDPKHLRVKNYVVDVGQGIGVLHSEDEGHPKQRLVGSWMQGMLQELDSRGRKNPQAFSYDGVLSQGNGLLTIVEDAAQHADLLQKLLNVPDEGTVKLDKGIGMDVDTQLLIISNPDLDAQLNQHADRNGTDPLKALKRRLDKHEFTYLTNYSLEAELIRRELTNETEVWESTEYDEIEAKLREPVTVTVRDADGELTERELAPHAVEAAAMYAVVTRLDDGDLPAGVDLVDKAVLFDRGYLQDGDERIEKDDFEFVGATDGEHGIPVTYTRDELASLLQTERDRHHADLPVEDVVMPRDVLNSMAENLNDAPVFSAGERTEFENRVVPVKNHVFKQQEEDVLDAMLRDKRVDADTVEEYVRHVYAWATDEQITNDRGERVEPDPLKMKVFEVEHMGRFAEESYQGDEPGPGVREFRTEKIITALNRHAWEHRDEDFSVADVDLTDIPIIRSLLESYDWEDVARIHEDFDPRQWDDPPADTETATVKAQTIANMTDLFDYSEAAAELTSRHVVGQVAYKWD
- a CDS encoding PrkA family serine protein kinase; protein product: MSGDTETLDELSQEYRQSMPEDLRETKSFEWYLDAVYDDPKIARNAHQRVADMFDYYGTEYDEETGVVEYLLASEDPLGDGENRFFGRVVHESIHEFVNKVKSGARRLGPERRIKLLLGPVGSGKSHFDKQVRRYFEDYTLRDAGRMYTFRWTNLCDVIDDQDPADDTVRSPMNQDPLVLLPQEQRDSVIDGINERLDAPYTIRNEQALDPESEFYMDRLLAHYEDDLKAVLANHVEIVRLTADENKRQALETFEPKDKKNQDETELTGDVNYSKIAVYGESDPRAFDYSGAFCNANRGVFSGEELLKLQREFLYDFLHATQEQTIKPKSNPRIDIDQVIVGRTNMPEYKDKKGDEKMEAFNDRTKRIDFPYVLSYEHEADIYDKMLTNADVPDIHVEPHTLEMAGLFGVLTRIEEPDTELVDLLQKAKAYNGEVDEGDDVDVKKLRDEAEATAEIGEGMDGVSPRFIGDEIAEAIMDSKHRSRGFLSPLTVFNFFEENLEHHGSIPEDNFDRYYRYLETVREEYRERAIEDVRHALAYDVDEIRRQGEKYMDHVMAYIDDDTVEDELTGREQEPDETFLRSVEEKLEIPEDRKDDFRQEVSNWVSRRAREGEAFDPQDNERLRRALERKLWEDKKHNINFSALVSANEFDDDERNQWIDALIEQGYSEDGAREVLEFAGAEVAKSELEE
- a CDS encoding DUF7519 family protein, with product MTDGVERGPTRTSTRVALAAGVGCVLALATGSLASLVLGVPALGTLAVGMRRVDRRGIDAGAFGLFAAALLAAVTGAPTASTLIGAGLAILAWDAGGNALELGRQVGRDAATREAEIAHLSGTVGVAAGAGGLGYGFYTAGSGGRPVAALVLLSFAAVLLASALRLRPLARGDN